Proteins encoded within one genomic window of Brachybacterium muris:
- the sucD gene encoding succinate--CoA ligase subunit alpha, translated as MSIFLDENSKVIVQGMTGSEGMKHSQRMLDSGTAIVGGVNPRKAGQSVSFEGGHEVPVFGSVKEAMEATGANVSVVFVPPKFAKDAAIEAIDAEIPLLVIITEGIPVKDSAEFFNYSKDKGTTRIIGPNCPGVISPGKSNAGITPANITGAGKLGLVSKSGTLTYQMMYELSDIGFTTCIGIGGDPIIGTTHIDALEAFENDPDTVGVVMIGEIGGDAEERAAAYIKDNMTKPVVGYVAGFTAPEGKTMGHAGAIVTGSAGTAQAKKEALEAAGVKVGKTPTETADLMREIVKGL; from the coding sequence ATGTCTATCTTTCTCGATGAGAACAGCAAGGTCATCGTTCAGGGCATGACGGGCTCGGAGGGCATGAAGCACTCCCAGCGCATGCTCGACTCCGGCACCGCGATCGTGGGCGGGGTGAACCCCCGCAAGGCCGGCCAGTCCGTCTCCTTCGAGGGAGGCCACGAGGTCCCCGTCTTCGGCTCCGTGAAGGAGGCGATGGAGGCCACCGGCGCGAACGTGTCCGTGGTCTTCGTGCCGCCGAAGTTCGCCAAGGACGCCGCCATCGAAGCGATCGACGCCGAGATCCCGCTCCTGGTGATCATCACCGAGGGCATCCCGGTCAAGGACAGCGCGGAGTTCTTCAACTACTCCAAGGACAAGGGGACCACCCGCATCATCGGCCCGAACTGCCCCGGCGTGATCAGCCCCGGCAAGTCCAACGCGGGCATCACCCCGGCGAACATCACCGGTGCGGGCAAGCTGGGCCTGGTCTCCAAGTCCGGCACCCTGACCTACCAGATGATGTACGAGCTCTCGGACATCGGCTTCACCACCTGCATCGGCATCGGCGGTGACCCGATCATCGGCACCACCCACATCGACGCCCTGGAGGCGTTCGAGAACGATCCCGACACCGTCGGCGTGGTGATGATCGGCGAGATCGGCGGCGACGCGGAGGAGCGGGCCGCCGCGTACATCAAGGACAACATGACCAAGCCGGTGGTCGGCTACGTCGCGGGCTTCACCGCCCCCGAGGGCAAGACCATGGGCCACGCCGGTGCGATCGTGACCGGCTCGGCCGGTACCGCGCAGGCCAAGAAGGAGGCCCTCGAGGCCGCCGGCGTCAAGGTGGGCAAGACCCCCACCGAGACCGCCGATCTGATGCGGGAGATCGTCAAGGGTCTGTGA
- a CDS encoding amidohydrolase family protein produces the protein MTATLLTGISELWTLDPALEDPQALPAGATEGQVIADAALVIDSGRIAWTGPGAQAPAADDQVDLGGRAVLPGWVDSHTHLVFAGDRSGEFEARMAGESYAAGGIAVTTDATRAASDEELLALLRRRIVEAARGGTTCLETKTGYGLTVDEEARAARLLAQLHAAGEIDEITYLGAHLVPAEYQGRAQEYVDLVAGPMLEAVRDAAGPALRWIDVFCEDGVFDPEQSARVLHAGIEAGLGLRVHGNQLGRTGGAQLACELGAASVDHLNHLDPSDIDALAGTASLPVAPGAAPGQLSVQQGPTVATVLPACDLSTRAPLAPARSLLDAGAQLAIASNCNPGTSYTSSMAFCVATAVLQMRLTLAEAVRAATRGGALALRRDDVGHLGVGARADLHVLDAPAAIHLAYRPGMPLTHAVWRRGKQIL, from the coding sequence GTGACCGCCACCCTGCTCACCGGCATCTCCGAGCTGTGGACCCTGGACCCGGCGCTGGAGGACCCGCAGGCCCTGCCCGCAGGCGCCACCGAGGGGCAGGTGATCGCTGATGCCGCCCTGGTGATCGACTCTGGCCGCATCGCCTGGACCGGCCCTGGCGCCCAGGCCCCCGCGGCCGACGACCAGGTGGACCTGGGTGGCCGGGCCGTGCTTCCGGGCTGGGTGGACTCCCATACCCACCTCGTGTTCGCCGGGGACCGCTCCGGCGAGTTCGAGGCCAGGATGGCAGGGGAGTCCTACGCCGCCGGGGGCATCGCCGTGACCACCGATGCCACCCGAGCCGCCAGTGACGAGGAGCTGCTGGCGCTGCTGCGCAGGCGGATCGTCGAGGCCGCCCGCGGCGGCACCACCTGCCTGGAGACCAAGACCGGGTACGGCCTCACCGTGGACGAGGAGGCCCGGGCTGCCCGCCTGCTGGCCCAGCTCCATGCCGCCGGTGAGATCGACGAGATCACCTACCTCGGCGCGCACCTGGTGCCCGCGGAGTACCAGGGCCGGGCGCAGGAGTACGTGGACCTGGTGGCCGGTCCCATGCTCGAGGCGGTGCGCGATGCGGCGGGGCCGGCGCTGCGCTGGATCGACGTGTTCTGTGAGGACGGTGTCTTTGACCCCGAGCAGTCCGCCCGTGTGCTGCACGCCGGCATCGAGGCCGGCCTGGGCCTGCGGGTGCACGGCAACCAGCTGGGCCGCACCGGCGGCGCACAGCTGGCCTGTGAGCTGGGGGCGGCGAGCGTGGACCATCTGAACCACCTCGACCCCTCCGACATCGACGCCCTCGCCGGGACCGCGAGTCTGCCCGTCGCGCCCGGAGCGGCCCCCGGGCAGCTCTCGGTACAGCAGGGCCCCACCGTCGCGACCGTGCTGCCGGCCTGCGACCTCTCCACCCGCGCCCCGCTCGCACCTGCCAGGTCACTGCTCGACGCCGGGGCCCAGCTCGCAATCGCCTCGAACTGCAACCCCGGCACCAGCTACACCTCCTCGATGGCCTTCTGTGTGGCCACCGCCGTGCTGCAGATGCGCCTCACCCTGGCCGAGGCCGTCCGCGCTGCCACCCGGGGCGGGGCTCTGGCTCTGCGTCGCGACGACGTGGGCCACCTCGGCGTCGGCGCTCGGGCGGACCTGCACGTGCTGGACGCCCCCGCCGCCATCCACCTCGCCTACCGTCCCGGCATGCCGCTCACCCACGCGGTGTGGCGGCGCGGCAAGCAGATCCTCTGA
- a CDS encoding metal-dependent transcriptional regulator: MSGDLIDTTEMYLKTVFELREAGVVPMRARIAERLGHSGPTVSQTVARMERDGLLHLDAERRIRLTDEGRQIATAVMRKHRLAERHLLDVIGLDFALVHEEACRWEHVMSLAVEERIAQQLEPPYVDPYGNPIPGLQSLGIAETAITPDGKDQSNALETLADVATAGEHVRVRLERIGERAQSDPELLGELARHGLFPGAEAQMGEQGGSAVLQVGDGDPLLLDDITAGQLLVTRIAAG; encoded by the coding sequence ATGAGCGGCGATCTCATCGACACCACCGAGATGTACCTCAAGACGGTGTTCGAGCTGCGTGAGGCCGGTGTGGTGCCGATGCGTGCCCGGATCGCCGAGCGCCTCGGGCACTCCGGACCCACCGTGTCCCAGACGGTTGCACGCATGGAGCGCGACGGCCTGCTGCACCTCGATGCCGAGCGCCGCATCCGCCTCACCGACGAGGGCCGGCAGATCGCCACCGCCGTGATGCGAAAGCATCGCCTGGCCGAACGGCACCTCCTGGACGTGATCGGCCTGGACTTCGCCCTGGTGCACGAAGAGGCATGTCGCTGGGAGCACGTGATGAGCCTGGCGGTCGAGGAGCGCATCGCGCAGCAGCTCGAACCGCCCTACGTGGATCCCTACGGCAACCCGATCCCGGGGCTGCAGAGCCTGGGGATTGCCGAGACCGCGATCACGCCGGACGGTAAAGACCAGTCCAACGCACTGGAGACCCTCGCTGACGTCGCCACCGCTGGCGAGCACGTGCGAGTGCGACTGGAGAGGATCGGGGAGCGGGCCCAGAGCGACCCCGAGCTGCTGGGCGAACTTGCACGTCACGGCCTGTTTCCGGGGGCCGAGGCCCAGATGGGGGAGCAGGGTGGTTCTGCGGTCCTGCAGGTCGGGGATGGTGACCCGCTCTTGCTCGACGACATCACTGCTGGTCAGCTCCTTGTGACTCGGATCGCTGCGGGGTAA
- the sucC gene encoding ADP-forming succinate--CoA ligase subunit beta: MDLYEYQARDLFEKHGVPVLGGVVAEDPASARAAAEQLGTPVTVVKAQVKVGGRGKAGGVKVAKSPEEAEQHASQILGMDIKGHTVHRVMIAEGADIAEEYYFSLLLDRTNRNYLAMCSVEGGVEIEQLAVERPEALARVAVDPNVGIDEAKAKEIVETARFDAETAAKVAPVLQKLWDVYREEDATLVEVNPLVKTGAGDIIALDGKVTLDDNAGYRQEGHGELVDTKTEDPLEAKAKALDLNYVKLDGEVGIIGNGAGLVMSTLDVVAYAGEKHGVKPANFLDIGGGASAEVMANGLDVILGDEQVSAVFVNVFGGITACDAVANGIVGALKKLGDSATKPLVVRLDGNNVEEGRRILAEFAHPLVTQADTMDGGAAKVAQLAAEGK, encoded by the coding sequence GTGGACCTGTATGAGTACCAGGCCCGCGACCTCTTCGAGAAGCACGGCGTGCCCGTGCTCGGAGGAGTCGTCGCGGAGGACCCTGCCAGCGCCAGGGCTGCAGCGGAGCAGCTCGGCACCCCGGTGACCGTCGTCAAGGCCCAGGTCAAGGTGGGCGGGCGCGGTAAGGCCGGTGGCGTGAAGGTCGCCAAGTCCCCGGAGGAGGCCGAGCAGCACGCCTCCCAGATCCTCGGCATGGACATCAAGGGCCACACCGTGCACCGCGTGATGATCGCCGAGGGCGCCGACATCGCCGAGGAGTACTACTTCTCCCTCCTGCTGGATCGCACCAACCGCAACTACCTGGCCATGTGCTCGGTCGAGGGCGGCGTGGAGATCGAGCAGCTGGCCGTGGAGCGCCCCGAGGCCCTGGCTCGCGTGGCCGTGGACCCGAACGTGGGCATCGACGAGGCCAAGGCCAAGGAGATCGTCGAGACCGCCCGCTTCGACGCCGAGACCGCCGCCAAGGTGGCCCCGGTGCTGCAGAAGCTGTGGGACGTGTACCGCGAGGAGGACGCCACCCTGGTGGAGGTGAACCCCCTGGTCAAGACCGGTGCAGGTGACATCATCGCCCTGGACGGCAAGGTCACCCTGGACGACAACGCCGGCTACCGCCAGGAGGGCCACGGCGAGCTGGTCGACACCAAGACCGAGGACCCGCTGGAGGCCAAGGCCAAGGCGCTGGACCTCAACTACGTCAAGCTCGACGGCGAGGTCGGCATCATCGGCAACGGCGCGGGCCTGGTCATGTCCACCCTCGACGTGGTCGCCTACGCCGGCGAGAAGCACGGCGTGAAGCCCGCGAACTTCCTGGACATCGGCGGCGGTGCCTCCGCCGAGGTGATGGCCAACGGCCTGGACGTGATCCTCGGTGACGAGCAGGTCTCCGCCGTCTTCGTCAACGTCTTCGGCGGCATCACTGCCTGCGACGCGGTCGCCAACGGCATCGTCGGCGCGCTGAAGAAGCTCGGCGACTCCGCCACCAAGCCGCTGGTGGTGCGCCTCGACGGCAACAACGTCGAGGAGGGCCGCCGCATCCTGGCCGAGTTCGCCCACCCCCTCGTCACCCAGGCCGACACCATGGACGGCGGCGCCGCGAAGGTCGCCCAGCTCGCCGCCGAAGGAAAGTGA
- the hutU gene encoding urocanate hydratase: MSLPGARPVRAPRGTDLTAKSWQTEAPLRMLMNNLDPEVAERPDDLVVYGGTGRAARSWEAFDAIVETLTDLEDDETLLVQSGKPVGVLRTNPWAPRVLLANSNLVGDWATWPEFRRLEAAGLMMYGQMTAGSWIYIATQGILQGTYETFAAVARKRFDGTLAGTITLTGGCGGMGGAQPLAVTLNGGVCLIADVDRSRLERRVSKRYLDEIADDLDDAVARANAAREEKRAVSVGIVGNAAEVFPALLERHRAGEITIDVVTDQTSAHDPLSYLPLEVDVEHWQAESEADAEGFTKKSRESMARQVQAMVEFQDEGAEVFDYGNSIRDEARHAGYDRAFAFPGFVPAYIRPLFCEGLGPFRWVALSGDPQDIAVTDAAMKELFPKNEHLHRWLDAAGELVEFEGLPARICWLGYGERQQAGLLFNELVREGKVKAPIVIGRDHLDSGSVASPYRETEGMLDGSDAIADWPLLNALTATSSGATWVSIHHGGGVGIGRSIHAGQVGVADGTDLAAQKLERLLTNDPALGVIRHVDAGYSRAADVARERGVRVPMEPTIRDSGDRNDTVDGSTTDGCTVDGSTVDGSTADGTAQ, translated from the coding sequence ATGAGCCTTCCCGGCGCCCGCCCCGTCCGCGCACCCCGCGGCACCGACCTGACCGCGAAGAGCTGGCAGACCGAGGCCCCCCTGCGGATGCTCATGAACAACCTCGACCCCGAGGTGGCCGAGCGCCCGGACGACCTGGTTGTCTACGGCGGCACCGGCCGCGCCGCCCGCTCCTGGGAGGCCTTCGACGCGATCGTGGAGACCCTCACCGACCTCGAGGACGACGAGACCCTGCTGGTGCAGTCCGGCAAGCCCGTGGGTGTGCTGCGCACCAACCCCTGGGCCCCACGGGTGCTGCTGGCCAACTCCAACCTGGTGGGGGACTGGGCCACCTGGCCCGAGTTCCGCCGCTTGGAGGCCGCGGGCCTGATGATGTACGGACAGATGACCGCCGGCTCCTGGATCTACATCGCCACCCAGGGCATCCTCCAGGGCACCTACGAGACCTTCGCGGCGGTGGCCCGCAAGCGCTTCGACGGCACGCTGGCCGGCACGATCACCCTCACCGGCGGCTGCGGTGGCATGGGCGGCGCGCAGCCACTGGCGGTCACCCTCAACGGCGGGGTGTGCCTGATCGCCGACGTGGACCGCAGTCGCCTGGAGCGCCGGGTCTCCAAGCGCTACCTCGACGAGATCGCCGACGACCTCGACGACGCCGTGGCCCGCGCCAATGCCGCCCGCGAGGAGAAGCGCGCGGTGTCCGTCGGCATCGTCGGCAACGCCGCCGAGGTGTTCCCGGCACTGCTCGAGCGCCACCGCGCCGGCGAGATCACCATCGACGTGGTCACCGACCAGACCAGTGCCCACGACCCCCTGTCCTACCTGCCGCTCGAGGTGGACGTGGAGCACTGGCAGGCCGAGTCCGAGGCCGATGCCGAGGGCTTCACCAAGAAGTCCCGCGAGTCCATGGCCCGCCAGGTGCAGGCCATGGTGGAGTTCCAGGACGAGGGCGCCGAGGTGTTCGACTACGGCAACTCCATCCGCGACGAGGCCCGCCACGCCGGCTACGACCGCGCCTTCGCCTTCCCAGGCTTCGTCCCCGCCTACATCCGCCCCCTGTTCTGCGAGGGCCTGGGACCGTTCCGCTGGGTGGCACTGTCCGGCGATCCGCAGGACATCGCCGTCACCGACGCCGCGATGAAGGAGCTGTTCCCGAAGAACGAGCACCTGCACCGCTGGCTGGACGCCGCCGGTGAGCTGGTGGAGTTCGAGGGGCTGCCGGCCCGGATCTGCTGGCTGGGCTACGGGGAGCGCCAGCAGGCGGGGCTGCTGTTCAACGAACTGGTGCGCGAGGGCAAGGTGAAGGCCCCCATCGTGATCGGCCGCGACCACCTCGACTCCGGTTCGGTGGCCTCCCCGTACCGGGAGACCGAGGGCATGCTGGACGGCTCCGACGCCATCGCCGACTGGCCTTTGCTGAACGCCCTGACCGCCACCTCCTCCGGTGCCACCTGGGTGTCCATCCACCACGGCGGCGGCGTGGGCATCGGCCGCTCCATCCACGCCGGGCAGGTGGGCGTGGCCGACGGCACCGACCTGGCGGCCCAGAAGCTCGAGCGGCTGCTCACCAACGATCCCGCACTCGGCGTGATCCGCCACGTGGACGCCGGCTACTCCCGCGCTGCGGACGTGGCACGTGAGCGCGGGGTGCGGGTGCCGATGGAGCCCACCATCCGCGACAGCGGGGACCGGAATGACACCGTCGACGGCAGCACGACCGATGGCTGCACGGTCGACGGCAGCACGGTCGACGGCAGCACGGCTGACGGGACTGCCCAGTGA
- a CDS encoding NlpC/P60 family protein, with amino-acid sequence MSNTAKNTHRRQVRTVTPAVRAGRAAAGAAMAAGILLGGASAAVAEPGADAPAPQADAAAAPVLLPVAAPAVGIPAAEAAEEAAPSLAPAAGAISVTLPEPEPEPEPEPEPEPEPVVEEEQAQEEQAGERTDRSENSDRSEREDRQERRSDDERSSHSNDRSSRSDDERSSRSNDRSSRSDDEQGEESSRSEQESEKKKESSNSGVSAGKGSSILATARSGIGTPYVFGGTSPSGWDCSGFVQWVYAQHGISLPRGASDQAAAGRVIPRSEARPGDLVYKPGHIGIYAGGNQFVDAGNSRVDTTERKIYSGNWTFIRVGG; translated from the coding sequence GTGTCGAACACTGCGAAGAACACCCACCGGCGCCAGGTGCGCACGGTGACCCCCGCCGTGCGCGCAGGCCGCGCCGCCGCCGGCGCCGCCATGGCTGCCGGGATCCTGCTCGGTGGCGCGAGCGCCGCGGTTGCGGAGCCGGGCGCCGATGCCCCGGCACCCCAGGCCGATGCCGCTGCCGCGCCCGTGCTGCTGCCCGTGGCCGCCCCCGCCGTGGGCATCCCCGCGGCCGAGGCTGCCGAGGAGGCCGCTCCGTCGCTGGCCCCCGCCGCCGGCGCCATCTCCGTCACGCTCCCCGAGCCCGAGCCCGAGCCCGAGCCCGAGCCCGAGCCCGAGCCGGAGCCCGTTGTCGAGGAGGAGCAGGCCCAGGAGGAGCAGGCCGGGGAGCGCACTGACCGCTCCGAGAACTCTGATCGCAGCGAGCGTGAGGACCGCCAGGAGCGTCGCTCCGACGACGAGCGCTCCTCTCACTCGAACGACCGTTCCTCCCGCTCCGACGACGAGCGCTCCTCCCGCTCGAACGACCGTTCCTCCCGCTCCGACGACGAGCAAGGTGAGGAGTCCTCGCGCTCCGAGCAGGAGTCCGAGAAGAAGAAGGAGTCCTCGAACTCCGGTGTCTCCGCCGGCAAGGGCAGCTCCATCCTCGCCACCGCTCGCTCCGGCATCGGCACTCCCTACGTGTTCGGTGGTACCTCCCCGTCCGGCTGGGACTGCTCGGGCTTCGTGCAGTGGGTGTACGCGCAGCACGGCATCAGCCTGCCCCGCGGTGCTTCCGACCAGGCCGCCGCCGGCCGTGTGATCCCGCGCTCCGAGGCTCGCCCCGGCGACCTCGTGTACAAGCCCGGCCACATCGGCATCTACGCCGGTGGCAACCAGTTCGTGGATGCCGGCAACAGCCGCGTGGACACCACCGAGCGCAAGATCTACTCCGGGAACTGGACCTTCATCCGCGTCGGCGGCTGA
- a CDS encoding CPBP family intramembrane glutamic endopeptidase, producing the protein MSAAAETSKPVADRPWALAALTAIMLGAVVATTLLNPQGLVVSRDPGYEALPVPLLLVPTVAVIVMTLVLPRGRGGSAVIVRLPSALRSETAGLLALAVGFPLLGAVMPTPEDWVLLKAVMFLIVPGAVLAVLGRRRGPSVLISRPVVPVGIIVLPALLLGVLTQVGPFSPGAPATWPPLAILLIGATATAITAGLGEELMFRRFLQTRLEALAGRWTGILVASILFGLMHTFSHGDGALGENAVRAIAMNGTTGLALGLMWSRWRRIWVCVLAHVLLNGFGVLLHLAGLIG; encoded by the coding sequence ATGAGCGCAGCAGCCGAGACCAGCAAGCCTGTCGCAGATCGCCCGTGGGCCCTGGCTGCACTGACCGCGATCATGCTGGGAGCGGTGGTGGCCACGACACTCCTGAACCCCCAGGGGCTGGTCGTCTCCCGTGACCCCGGGTACGAGGCACTCCCCGTGCCCCTGCTGCTGGTCCCGACCGTCGCGGTCATCGTCATGACGCTCGTCCTGCCGCGCGGTCGCGGCGGCTCCGCGGTGATCGTGCGTCTGCCGTCGGCGCTTCGCAGTGAGACCGCCGGGCTGCTCGCCCTCGCCGTTGGCTTCCCGCTTCTGGGCGCAGTGATGCCCACGCCCGAGGACTGGGTACTGCTGAAGGCGGTGATGTTCCTGATCGTGCCGGGAGCAGTGCTCGCGGTGCTCGGGAGACGCCGCGGCCCCTCGGTGCTGATCTCCCGCCCGGTGGTCCCCGTCGGGATCATCGTGCTGCCGGCCCTGCTGCTGGGCGTGCTGACGCAGGTCGGCCCCTTCTCCCCGGGCGCTCCGGCCACGTGGCCGCCGCTGGCGATCCTGCTGATCGGCGCGACGGCCACGGCGATCACCGCCGGGCTGGGGGAGGAGCTGATGTTCCGGCGCTTCCTGCAGACGCGACTGGAGGCCCTGGCAGGGCGGTGGACCGGCATCCTGGTGGCCTCCATCCTGTTCGGGCTGATGCACACCTTCTCCCACGGGGACGGGGCCCTTGGTGAGAACGCCGTGCGCGCGATCGCCATGAACGGCACGACAGGTCTTGCCCTGGGGCTGATGTGGTCTCGCTGGCGCCGGATATGGGTGTGCGTACTGGCCCATGTGCTGCTCAACGGCTTCGGCGTGCTCCTCCATCTGGCGGGCCTGATCGGCTGA
- the hutH gene encoding histidine ammonia-lyase — protein sequence MTSQPASRTASSVARQPVTLGTDGLTAADVLSVARHGAPVDLDPAAREEVARVRAHVDALAAPGHAPVYGVSTGFGALADTAIEPVMRGALQRSLIRSHAAGAGPEVETEVVRALMLLRARTLASGRTGVRPVVLENMLALLNAHITPIVHEYGSLGCSGDLAPLSHCALVLMGEGRARDRDGTERPVRELLTEAGIEPVELAEKEGLALINGTDGMLGMLLMAIADLDDLVRLADVTCSLTVQGLRGRDGVFRPELHAPLRPHPGQEASAANILALLEGSPIIADVASEGSRVQDAYSLRCAPQVAGGVRDTIDHARTVADRELAASIDNPVVLEDGTVTSNGNFHGAPVAYVLDFLAVVAADLASIAERRTDRMLDKARSHGLPPFLADDPGVDSGFMIAQYTQAALVSEMKRLAMPASVDSIPSSAMQEDHVSMGWHAARKLRTSVENLRRVLAIELLTAARAVDLRAPLAPSPAGLAAIAVLRETVPGPGPDRFLAPDIAEAEERLRDGSVLAAVEGVVGHLR from the coding sequence ATGACCTCCCAGCCCGCCTCCCGCACCGCCTCCTCCGTTGCCCGGCAGCCCGTCACCCTCGGCACCGACGGTCTCACCGCCGCCGACGTCCTGTCGGTCGCCCGCCACGGCGCACCTGTGGACCTCGACCCCGCTGCACGGGAGGAGGTGGCCCGGGTGCGCGCCCACGTCGACGCGCTCGCCGCACCCGGTCACGCCCCCGTGTACGGCGTCTCCACCGGCTTCGGGGCGCTCGCCGACACCGCCATCGAGCCAGTGATGCGCGGTGCCCTGCAGCGCTCGCTGATCCGCTCCCACGCCGCCGGCGCCGGCCCTGAGGTGGAGACCGAGGTGGTGCGCGCCCTGATGCTGCTGCGCGCCCGCACCCTCGCCTCCGGCCGCACCGGCGTGCGGCCCGTCGTGCTGGAGAACATGCTCGCGCTGCTGAACGCGCACATCACCCCGATCGTCCACGAGTACGGGTCCCTGGGCTGCTCCGGAGATCTCGCACCGCTGTCCCACTGCGCCCTGGTGCTGATGGGGGAGGGGCGAGCCCGGGACCGCGACGGCACCGAGCGCCCCGTGCGCGAGCTGCTCACCGAGGCCGGCATCGAACCGGTGGAGCTCGCCGAGAAGGAGGGACTGGCGCTGATCAACGGAACCGACGGGATGCTCGGAATGCTGCTGATGGCCATCGCGGACCTCGATGACCTGGTGCGCCTGGCCGACGTCACCTGCTCGCTGACCGTGCAGGGCTTGCGAGGCCGCGACGGCGTGTTCCGCCCCGAGCTGCACGCCCCGCTGCGCCCCCACCCGGGGCAGGAGGCCTCGGCCGCGAACATCCTCGCGCTGCTGGAGGGCTCCCCGATCATCGCCGACGTCGCCTCCGAGGGGTCCCGCGTGCAGGACGCCTACTCCCTGCGCTGCGCACCCCAGGTCGCCGGCGGCGTGCGCGACACCATCGACCACGCCCGCACCGTCGCCGACCGCGAACTGGCCGCCTCCATCGACAACCCCGTCGTGCTCGAGGACGGCACCGTCACCTCCAACGGCAACTTCCACGGCGCCCCCGTGGCCTACGTGCTGGACTTCCTGGCCGTGGTCGCCGCGGACCTCGCCTCCATCGCCGAGCGACGCACCGACCGGATGCTCGACAAAGCCCGCTCCCACGGCCTGCCGCCGTTCCTGGCGGATGACCCGGGGGTGGACTCCGGCTTCATGATCGCCCAGTACACGCAGGCCGCCCTGGTCTCGGAGATGAAGCGCCTGGCGATGCCCGCCAGCGTCGACTCCATCCCCTCCTCGGCGATGCAGGAGGACCACGTCTCCATGGGCTGGCACGCCGCCCGCAAGCTCCGCACCAGCGTGGAGAACCTGCGGCGGGTGCTCGCGATCGAACTGCTCACCGCCGCGCGTGCGGTGGACCTGCGTGCCCCGCTGGCGCCCTCCCCGGCGGGCCTCGCCGCGATCGCCGTGCTGCGCGAGACGGTGCCCGGACCCGGCCCGGACCGGTTCCTGGCCCCGGACATCGCCGAGGCCGAGGAGCGGCTCCGGGACGGCTCGGTGCTGGCCGCCGTCGAAGGGGTGGTGGGGCACCTGCGCTGA
- the hutG gene encoding formimidoylglutamase, with translation MGPTNASEHLDAWTGRTDGDGPEHARWHQRVHGADGAHDPHVSVLGFRSDEGVRRNGGRVGAADGPASLRSALSPLVPHPLIADGSVDLVDHGDAVTLGEDLEAGHRDTAALITTSLRAPGSVLTVVLGGGHETAWASYLGLVRSLEARSPGYRTPATAATFPRWGVLNLDAHFDLRREPRSTSGTPFLQMAEAERAAGRTLQYAVLGISEANNTGTLFSAAREHGVRWMTDLECLDGGVEAVRAFVEDFTRGLDILYLTIDLDVLPAATAPGVSAPAGLGVPLPMIVEAVRAAAGTGKLTLLDVVELNPGLDIDSRTARTAARLIDLAVREHLDATTPQG, from the coding sequence ATGGGACCCACCAATGCCTCTGAGCACCTGGACGCCTGGACCGGACGCACCGACGGCGACGGCCCCGAGCACGCGCGCTGGCACCAACGGGTGCACGGCGCTGATGGTGCCCACGACCCGCACGTCTCAGTGCTCGGCTTCCGCTCCGATGAAGGCGTGCGCCGCAACGGGGGGCGCGTGGGCGCAGCCGACGGTCCGGCCTCGCTGCGTTCGGCCCTGTCGCCTCTGGTGCCGCACCCCTTGATCGCCGACGGATCAGTGGACCTGGTCGACCACGGGGACGCAGTGACCCTGGGCGAGGACCTCGAAGCCGGGCATCGTGATACCGCTGCTCTCATCACCACCTCCCTCCGGGCACCCGGGTCCGTCCTGACCGTGGTGCTGGGTGGAGGCCATGAGACCGCCTGGGCGAGCTACTTGGGGCTGGTGCGCTCACTGGAGGCCCGAAGCCCTGGCTACCGCACCCCCGCCACCGCGGCCACGTTCCCACGCTGGGGCGTGCTGAACCTCGACGCCCACTTCGACCTGCGCCGAGAGCCCCGCTCCACCTCCGGCACGCCGTTCCTCCAGATGGCCGAGGCGGAGCGAGCCGCCGGCCGGACCCTGCAGTATGCGGTGCTGGGGATCTCCGAGGCCAACAACACCGGCACCCTGTTCTCGGCAGCACGCGAGCACGGGGTGCGGTGGATGACCGACCTGGAATGCCTGGACGGCGGCGTTGAGGCGGTGCGGGCGTTCGTGGAGGACTTCACGCGCGGGCTGGACATCCTGTATCTCACGATCGACCTGGACGTACTGCCGGCGGCCACCGCCCCGGGCGTGAGCGCCCCGGCCGGGCTCGGCGTGCCACTGCCGATGATCGTGGAGGCAGTCCGTGCGGCCGCCGGCACGGGGAAGCTCACCCTGCTGGACGTGGTGGAGCTGAACCCGGGCCTCGACATCGACTCCCGCACCGCTCGCACCGCAGCACGGCTGATCGACCTGGCGGTGCGCGAGCACCTGGACGCGACCACGCCCCAGGGCTGA